The stretch of DNA TTAGTGAAAGCACCTCTGTTTATACGCTCTCTAAATAAATCACCATAAAGAGGCTCACTTAAAGAATTATATACAATAGCATAGCCTCTTAATTTAAGAGGTTCACCTTCGGTGTCTGTGCTTTTTTGGATATCAATATCTATACTTCTAATTTCATTATTATTCACTGGCATTTTTATCTTCCTCTTCTAATTTTTTATTTTTATCATTATTATTTATATTAAAGTTTTGATTGTCTTCAGTTTCTTTAGGTTCTTCATAAACTGTTTTTATTGGTCT from Brachyspira suanatina encodes:
- a CDS encoding HK97 family phage prohead protease; translation: MPVNNNEIRSIDIDIQKSTDTEGEPLKLRGYAIVYNSLSEPLYGDLFRERINRGAFT